In a genomic window of Desulfopila inferna:
- the ald gene encoding alanine dehydrogenase — protein sequence MIVGILKEIKSEENRVCMTPAGVEVLKQNGHTVLVEQDAGQGSGFSDQAFISAGATIISSPEGIYAEADMVMHVKEPQPSEYEMIRPGQIVFTYLHLAADQRQTEALINRRSVNIAYETIQKDDGSLPLLTPMSEVAGRMAIQEGAKYLEMAQGGSGVLLGGIPGVDPGTVMVIGGGVVGVNAAKMACGLGAKVYILDMNLDRLRYLSDVMPANCIPLMSSPETIRHLSTKADVVVGAVLIPGTKAPKLITKDMLKTMKPGSVIVDVAIDQGGCFETSKATTHGNPIYTVDKVIHYCVANMPGGVARTSTLGLTNATLPYVVQIANKGWEQAMLENQEIRRGANVIDGHITYEGVAQAFDMPYTPIDTLLNK from the coding sequence ATGATCGTCGGTATTCTCAAAGAAATTAAATCAGAAGAAAATCGTGTCTGCATGACTCCCGCAGGGGTAGAAGTACTCAAGCAAAATGGTCATACCGTTCTGGTAGAGCAAGATGCCGGGCAGGGCAGCGGCTTTTCAGATCAGGCATTCATCAGCGCCGGCGCGACCATCATCTCGTCACCAGAGGGGATCTATGCCGAGGCCGATATGGTCATGCATGTAAAAGAGCCGCAGCCGTCTGAATACGAAATGATTCGCCCAGGCCAGATAGTTTTCACCTATCTTCATCTGGCCGCGGATCAACGCCAGACCGAAGCACTGATCAACCGGCGCTCTGTCAATATCGCTTATGAAACGATCCAGAAAGACGATGGCTCGCTCCCCCTGCTGACGCCTATGAGCGAGGTCGCCGGTCGAATGGCCATCCAGGAAGGTGCCAAATATCTGGAGATGGCGCAGGGTGGCTCCGGTGTTCTTTTGGGTGGTATACCAGGGGTCGATCCGGGAACAGTTATGGTCATTGGAGGCGGTGTTGTGGGTGTCAACGCCGCCAAAATGGCCTGCGGACTAGGCGCCAAAGTCTATATCCTGGATATGAACCTTGACCGGTTGCGCTATCTGTCCGATGTCATGCCTGCCAATTGCATACCGCTTATGTCCAGCCCGGAAACAATCCGTCACCTCTCCACAAAGGCGGATGTAGTGGTAGGCGCGGTTCTGATTCCCGGGACCAAGGCCCCAAAACTTATTACCAAAGACATGCTCAAAACCATGAAACCTGGATCTGTTATCGTGGATGTAGCCATCGACCAGGGGGGCTGTTTTGAAACCTCCAAAGCAACCACCCATGGTAACCCGATTTATACCGTCGATAAGGTCATCCATTATTGCGTCGCGAATATGCCGGGTGGAGTCGCCAGAACATCTACCCTGGGCCTGACCAACGCCACGCTTCCTTATGTAGTACAGATCGCCAACAAGGGCTGGGAACAGGCAATGCTTGAAAACCAGGAAATAAGACGGGGGGCCAATGTGATTGATGGTCATATTACCTATGAGGGCGTGGCCCAGGCCTTTGATATGCCGTACACCCCTATCGATACACTGCTGAATAAATAA